One genomic window of Cupriavidus oxalaticus includes the following:
- a CDS encoding electron transfer flavoprotein subunit alpha/FixB family protein: MTALVIAEHDNQSIKGATLNTVTAAAQCGGDVHVLVAGSNAKAAADAAAKIAGVTKVLLADAAYFGDGLAENVAEQALAIANDYSHILAPATPYGKNILPRVAAKLDVAQISEISKVDAPDTFERPIYAGNAIATVKSEDKIKVITVRGTAFDAAAAEGGSAAVETLPAVADAGVSQFVSREVAKSDRPELTAAKIIVSGGRGVGSGENYTKVLTPLADKLGAALGASRAAVDAGFVPNDYQVGQTGKIVAPQLYIAVGISGAIQHLAGMKDSKVIVAINKDAEAPIFSVADYGLVGDLNTVVPELVAALG, encoded by the coding sequence ATGACTGCACTCGTCATTGCTGAACACGACAATCAATCGATCAAGGGCGCCACGCTGAACACCGTGACCGCCGCAGCCCAATGCGGCGGCGACGTGCACGTGCTGGTGGCCGGTTCCAACGCCAAGGCCGCGGCTGACGCCGCCGCCAAGATCGCCGGCGTGACCAAGGTCCTGCTGGCCGACGCCGCCTACTTCGGCGACGGCCTGGCCGAAAACGTGGCCGAGCAGGCGCTGGCCATCGCCAACGACTACTCGCACATCCTGGCTCCGGCCACCCCGTACGGCAAGAACATCCTGCCGCGCGTGGCCGCCAAGCTGGACGTGGCCCAGATCTCGGAAATCTCCAAGGTCGACGCCCCGGACACCTTCGAGCGTCCGATCTACGCCGGCAACGCCATCGCCACGGTCAAGTCGGAAGACAAGATCAAGGTGATCACCGTGCGCGGCACCGCGTTTGACGCCGCCGCTGCCGAAGGTGGCTCGGCCGCCGTCGAGACCCTGCCGGCTGTGGCCGACGCGGGCGTTTCGCAGTTCGTTTCGCGCGAAGTGGCCAAGAGCGACCGTCCGGAACTGACCGCCGCCAAGATCATCGTCTCGGGTGGCCGTGGCGTGGGTTCGGGCGAGAACTACACCAAGGTGCTGACGCCGCTGGCCGACAAGCTGGGCGCCGCGCTGGGTGCCTCGCGCGCCGCCGTTGACGCCGGCTTCGTGCCGAACGACTACCAGGTCGGCCAGACCGGCAAGATCGTCGCGCCGCAGCTGTACATCGCCGTCGGTATCTCCGGCGCGATCCAGCACCTGGCCGGCATGAAGGACTCCAAGGTGATCGTCGCGATCAACAAGGATGCCGAGGCCCCGATCTTCTCCGTGGCCGACTACGGCCTGGTGGGCGATCTGAATACCGTGGTGCCGGAACTGGTGGCCGCGCTGGGCTGA